The Candidatus Beckwithbacteria bacterium genome has a window encoding:
- the rplF gene encoding 50S ribosomal protein L6, producing the protein MSRIGNQPVTIPQGVTATIAAGRIVVKSATAELSQAIPAGIKVEIKDNQVICSPISKTTDVSALHGLIRSIIANMVLGVTVGFTKTLEIQGTGYRVKPLAEGIELSLGFSHPIIYHQPAGIKLEIKENKFIVVSGPDKYLVGQVAANIKKFRHPDVYKGKGIRYQGEVIKLKPGKAAKAAVTT; encoded by the coding sequence ATGAGTAGAATCGGCAACCAACCAGTTACTATCCCTCAAGGAGTTACCGCCACTATTGCGGCCGGTCGGATCGTCGTTAAATCCGCTACCGCCGAACTGTCTCAAGCGATTCCCGCCGGCATTAAAGTCGAAATTAAAGACAATCAGGTTATTTGTAGTCCTATTTCTAAAACCACTGACGTTAGTGCCTTACATGGTTTAATCAGAAGCATTATTGCCAACATGGTTTTAGGCGTCACTGTCGGTTTTACTAAAACTTTGGAAATTCAGGGTACCGGTTATCGGGTTAAACCGTTAGCGGAGGGGATTGAACTGTCTTTAGGATTTTCCCATCCGATCATTTATCATCAGCCGGCCGGGATTAAACTGGAAATTAAAGAAAATAAATTTATCGTTGTTTCTGGCCCGGACAAGTATTTAGTTGGTCAAGTTGCCGCCAACATCAAAAAATTCCGCCACCCCGATGTTTATAAGGGGAAAGGCATTCGTTACCAAGGAGAAGTTATTAAATTAAAACCTGGCAAAGCCGCCAAAGCTGCGGTCACAACCTAA
- the rplP gene encoding 50S ribosomal protein L16 — MLQPKRQKYRKQFRGRMRGLSQAGAKIEFGEFGLKAMTCGWLTSRQIEAARKAITHETKRGGRLWIRIFPDKSYTHKGPGVRMGGGKGEIEGYVCVIRPGRILFELAGVDEPTARESFRLATQKLPLKTKFVAKL; from the coding sequence ATGCTTCAGCCTAAACGCCAAAAATACCGTAAACAATTTCGCGGCCGAATGCGCGGCTTAAGCCAAGCCGGGGCCAAGATAGAATTTGGTGAATTTGGCCTTAAGGCGATGACCTGTGGTTGGCTGACTTCCCGGCAAATTGAAGCCGCCCGGAAGGCCATTACCCATGAAACTAAGCGCGGCGGCCGTTTATGGATTCGCATTTTTCCTGATAAAAGTTACACTCACAAGGGTCCGGGCGTCCGCATGGGCGGTGGTAAAGGTGAAATTGAAGGCTATGTTTGTGTTATTCGTCCCGGCCGGATTCTCTTTGAATTAGCCGGTGTCGATGAACCAACTGCCCGGGAATCTTTCCGTTTGGCTACTCAAAAATTGCCCTTAAAAACTAAATTTGTTGCTAAACTATGA
- a CDS encoding type Z 30S ribosomal protein S14, protein MAKVKFFAKQAKPPKFSTRFRNRCKLCGRPRAYLRHFGLCRLCFRKLAHKAELPGVTKASW, encoded by the coding sequence ATGGCCAAAGTTAAATTTTTTGCCAAACAAGCTAAACCACCGAAGTTTTCCACCCGGTTTCGCAACCGCTGCAAATTGTGCGGCCGGCCGCGGGCTTATCTTAGGCATTTTGGCTTGTGTCGTTTATGTTTTCGTAAACTGGCTCATAAAGCTGAATTACCCGGAGTTACCAAAGCCAGCTGGTAA
- the rpmC gene encoding 50S ribosomal protein L29, whose protein sequence is MTKKDQTEPSKNLSQLQIDLAKLRLDLKANKLKDTSQIKKIKKQIARLKTNL, encoded by the coding sequence ATGACCAAAAAAGATCAAACCGAACCATCAAAAAATTTAAGTCAGCTGCAAATAGACCTGGCCAAGCTTAGGCTGGACTTAAAAGCCAATAAATTAAAAGACACCAGTCAAATAAAAAAAATTAAAAAGCAAATTGCTAGATTAAAAACAAATCTATGA
- the rplB gene encoding 50S ribosomal protein L2, with product MIKHHKAITSSRRHRTDLDLSYLSKVRPPKTLIRTLTYHAGRNNTGKLTVRHQGGQNRHLYRVIDFKRDKRDIPAQVVTLEFDPNRSAHIALLVYADGEKRYILAPQGLKIGHEVIAGPAAPVRPGNALPLTNIPVGSLVHNLELTPHKGGQLVRSAGNAAVLQSKDKQAIIKLPSGEVRQISLSCYATIGEVSNPELKNIKLGKAGRKRHLGIKPTVRGIAQHPNSHPHGGGEGRSGIGRPSPVSPWGKKTLGKKTRSRRRYSKKFIIKDRRIK from the coding sequence ATGATCAAACACCATAAGGCAATCACTTCCAGCCGCCGCCACCGGACCGATTTGGATTTATCTTATTTATCCAAAGTCCGGCCGCCAAAAACCCTGATCAGGACCTTAACCTATCATGCCGGCCGGAATAATACCGGAAAATTAACCGTCCGCCATCAAGGCGGTCAAAACCGTCATCTTTATCGGGTCATCGATTTTAAGCGCGATAAGCGGGATATTCCTGCCCAGGTGGTCACTTTGGAATTTGACCCCAACCGCTCCGCCCACATTGCCCTTTTAGTTTATGCCGATGGCGAGAAAAGATATATTTTAGCCCCCCAGGGACTAAAAATTGGCCACGAAGTGATTGCCGGTCCGGCCGCTCCGGTCAGACCCGGTAATGCCCTGCCCTTAACCAACATTCCGGTTGGCAGCTTGGTTCATAATTTGGAGCTTACCCCCCATAAAGGCGGCCAGTTAGTTCGCTCTGCCGGCAATGCCGCGGTTTTGCAGAGTAAAGACAAACAAGCGATTATTAAACTGCCTTCCGGTGAAGTCCGGCAAATTTCCCTGAGCTGTTATGCTACAATAGGCGAAGTTTCTAACCCGGAGTTAAAAAACATTAAGCTGGGCAAAGCCGGCCGGAAGCGTCATTTAGGGATTAAACCGACTGTCCGGGGGATTGCCCAGCATCCTAATTCCCATCCTCATGGCGGCGGCGAAGGTCGATCCGGCATTGGCCGGCCTTCCCCGGTTTCTCCTTGGGGTAAAAAGACCTTGGGTAAAAAAACTCGCAGCCGCCGGCGCTATTCTAAAAAATTTATTATTAAAGACAGGCGGATAAAATAA
- the rpsQ gene encoding 30S ribosomal protein S17 — protein MKQITGSVVSTKMLKTVVIEVVRRWTHPLYAKTITRRKKYLAHNELPLKLGDKVIIHECRPLSKRKKWKVIKKI, from the coding sequence ATGAAACAAATTACCGGTTCAGTTGTCAGTACGAAAATGCTTAAAACTGTCGTCATAGAAGTAGTGCGCCGTTGGACGCATCCCCTATATGCTAAAACGATTACCCGGCGGAAAAAATATTTAGCTCACAATGAACTTCCCCTAAAATTGGGCGACAAAGTCATAATTCATGAATGCCGACCTTTAAGTAAAAGAAAAAAATGGAAAGTAATTAAAAAAATATGA
- the rplV gene encoding 50S ribosomal protein L22, giving the protein MQIKASSKFIRINPRKARLVADLIRPMPIAEALLTLKHLPQKAATPVLKVLQQAVANAVNNHHLAKDSLTIQLIEVNAGPVYKRSQPISRGRAHPIKKRTSHIKIILESQPQADKHGSKS; this is encoded by the coding sequence ATGCAAATTAAAGCCTCCAGCAAATTTATCCGTATTAATCCCAGAAAAGCTCGTTTGGTTGCCGACTTAATTCGGCCGATGCCGATTGCCGAAGCCTTGCTGACATTAAAACATTTGCCGCAGAAAGCCGCCACCCCGGTGCTTAAGGTTTTACAGCAGGCGGTGGCCAATGCCGTTAATAATCATCATTTAGCCAAAGATAGTTTGACAATTCAATTAATTGAAGTGAACGCCGGACCGGTTTATAAACGGTCACAGCCGATTTCCCGGGGCCGCGCCCACCCGATAAAAAAACGCACCAGTCACATTAAAATTATTCTGGAGAGTCAGCCACAGGCTGATAAACATGGGTCAAAAAGTTAA
- the rplX gene encoding 50S ribosomal protein L24 — MKFKVGDTVKITLGKDRGKTGKIEKVLLKSNAVTVTGLNLYKKHLKARGEGKAGSMVDLARPLNLAKISLICPKCHSVTRIGFEGAAKKKLRICKKCGKPID, encoded by the coding sequence ATGAAATTTAAAGTCGGCGATACTGTTAAAATTACCCTCGGCAAAGACCGGGGGAAAACTGGTAAAATTGAAAAAGTTTTACTTAAAAGTAATGCCGTTACCGTCACTGGCCTTAATCTATATAAAAAACACCTTAAGGCCCGGGGTGAAGGTAAGGCTGGTTCAATGGTTGATTTAGCCCGGCCTTTAAATCTGGCTAAAATTAGCCTGATCTGTCCTAAATGCCATAGCGTCACCCGAATTGGTTTTGAGGGAGCGGCGAAGAAAAAGTTAAGAATTTGTAAAAAATGTGGGAAACCCATTGACTAA
- the rpsH gene encoding 30S ribosomal protein S8 translates to MTDPIADLLTRIKNAYLAKHQSLIVPHSRLKEALVKILINNHYLKGLKIEGKRPFLNLNIDLKYINRQPALTNVRRISRPGVRHYADVAKLDRLIKGRGVTLLSTSKGIMTVAEARKLSVGGEIICKIS, encoded by the coding sequence ATGACTGATCCGATTGCCGATTTACTAACCAGAATTAAAAACGCTTATTTGGCCAAACACCAAAGCTTAATTGTGCCTCATTCCCGGCTAAAAGAGGCGCTGGTTAAAATTTTAATTAACAATCATTATCTTAAGGGGTTAAAAATTGAAGGCAAAAGACCGTTTTTAAATCTGAACATCGATCTCAAATATATTAATCGCCAGCCGGCCCTGACCAATGTCCGCCGGATTTCCCGGCCCGGAGTTCGGCACTACGCCGATGTGGCTAAACTTGACCGTTTAATTAAAGGCCGGGGAGTGACTCTTTTGTCCACTTCCAAAGGGATTATGACCGTGGCTGAGGCCAGAAAATTATCAGTCGGTGGCGAAATTATTTGTAAAATTTCTTAA
- the rplW gene encoding 50S ribosomal protein L23, producing the protein MLLKPVISEKSMRLAQSGQFTFGVSKETTKTQVRELVEKAFNVNVLKVRMLTNAAKSHRTGKRGFSVTLAAKHKTVVTLKPGQMIEYFAVPEEKKAKKVKKEKKQ; encoded by the coding sequence ATGTTGCTTAAACCGGTAATTTCCGAAAAATCTATGCGTTTGGCCCAATCTGGCCAATTTACTTTTGGAGTCTCAAAAGAGACGACCAAAACCCAGGTTAGGGAATTAGTAGAGAAGGCTTTTAATGTTAATGTCCTTAAAGTCAGGATGTTAACTAATGCTGCTAAAAGCCACCGGACCGGTAAAAGAGGTTTTTCTGTTACCCTGGCCGCCAAGCATAAGACGGTTGTTACTTTAAAACCGGGCCAAATGATTGAATACTTTGCTGTGCCTGAAGAGAAAAAGGCAAAGAAAGTTAAGAAAGAGAAGAAGCAATGA
- the rpsC gene encoding 30S ribosomal protein S3 has product MGQKVNPLGFRLGKLYGWVSNWFAEGETYHQFLLEDIKLRRFLFEKLRLAGITDVKIDRSINTIKITLSVARPGVVIGRGGAGLEELKKAIIGKLKLDLKSGKSLPAGRQAPKFELNVVEVKNPDLSARLTGLRIAEQLNKRYPHRRAVAQAIEKTMSSGAKGIKILLSGRINGAEISRREKFSQGSIPLSTLRSDIDYFEQPAFTKYGYVGIKVWIYKGEGEIN; this is encoded by the coding sequence ATGGGTCAAAAAGTTAATCCATTAGGTTTTCGTCTCGGTAAACTTTATGGTTGGGTTTCCAACTGGTTTGCCGAAGGCGAAACCTACCACCAGTTTCTTTTAGAGGACATTAAACTGCGACGGTTTTTATTTGAAAAACTTAGACTGGCCGGGATTACCGACGTTAAAATTGACCGGTCAATTAACACGATCAAAATTACTCTTTCTGTTGCCCGGCCGGGAGTCGTGATTGGCCGCGGCGGCGCTGGCCTGGAAGAACTAAAGAAAGCCATTATTGGGAAGTTAAAGCTGGATCTTAAATCCGGAAAAAGCCTGCCTGCCGGCAGGCAGGCTCCGAAATTTGAGCTTAACGTGGTTGAAGTTAAAAATCCGGACTTATCTGCCCGATTAACCGGTTTGCGAATTGCCGAACAGCTTAATAAACGTTATCCTCATCGTCGAGCCGTGGCTCAGGCAATTGAAAAAACCATGAGCAGTGGCGCCAAGGGGATTAAAATTCTCTTATCTGGCCGTATCAATGGCGCCGAAATTTCCCGTCGGGAAAAATTCAGCCAGGGGAGTATTCCCTTGAGTACTTTAAGAAGCGACATTGATTATTTCGAACAGCCGGCTTTTACTAAATATGGTTATGTCGGCATTAAAGTCTGGATTTATAAAGGAGAGGGGGAAATAAATTAA
- the rplE gene encoding 50S ribosomal protein L5, giving the protein MNRLQEKYFKTVLPALKQELKLKHDLAAPRLLKIVLNVGIKEGAGDKSVAKKVQDYFSLIAGQKALITKARAAEAAFKIRQGDPIGVMATLRGERMYAFLDKLISVVLPQIQGFQGISRTAFDGHGNYSLGFKEQIIFREVNYDTIDQTRGLQITIVTTAADNQKALKLLELLGLPFTKEKSAKG; this is encoded by the coding sequence ATGAACCGTTTACAGGAAAAATATTTTAAAACCGTTTTACCTGCCTTAAAGCAAGAACTAAAGCTTAAGCATGACCTGGCTGCTCCCCGCCTACTCAAGATAGTTTTAAATGTTGGTATTAAAGAAGGCGCCGGCGACAAAAGTGTGGCGAAAAAAGTTCAGGACTATTTTAGTTTAATTGCCGGCCAAAAAGCGCTGATTACTAAGGCCCGGGCCGCCGAAGCCGCCTTTAAGATCAGACAAGGTGATCCGATTGGCGTCATGGCCACCTTAAGAGGGGAAAGAATGTACGCTTTCTTAGATAAACTAATTAGCGTCGTTTTGCCGCAGATACAGGGCTTTCAGGGGATTTCCCGCACTGCTTTTGATGGTCATGGTAATTATTCACTGGGCTTTAAAGAACAGATTATTTTTCGCGAAGTCAATTATGATACAATCGACCAGACTCGCGGCTTACAGATAACCATTGTTACCACTGCCGCTGATAATCAAAAAGCCTTAAAGTTACTAGAATTACTCGGCCTGCCATTTACCAAGGAAAAATCAGCCAAGGGTTGA
- the rpsS gene encoding 30S ribosomal protein S19: protein MRSSKKGPFVDERLLQKINKQKEVGKKTPIKTWSRKSQIPPEFVGVTFQVHNGRKFIDVFVNESMVGHRLGEFSPTRTFRGHGKMVKRLLTKT, encoded by the coding sequence ATGCGCAGCTCAAAAAAAGGACCATTTGTTGATGAGCGGCTTTTGCAGAAAATAAACAAGCAGAAAGAGGTGGGTAAAAAAACACCCATCAAAACCTGGTCCAGAAAAAGTCAGATTCCGCCGGAGTTTGTCGGGGTGACTTTTCAGGTCCATAACGGCCGCAAATTTATTGATGTTTTTGTCAATGAATCTATGGTCGGCCATCGCTTAGGGGAATTTTCTCCTACCCGGACCTTTAGGGGTCACGGCAAGATGGTTAAACGCTTATTAACCAAAACCTAA
- the rplN gene encoding 50S ribosomal protein L14, whose translation MIQLRTVLKVADNSGAKSLRVFLVHGGFKRKTGYLGDLVTASVIEASPTSAVKKGEVVKAVVVRVAKEQRRQDGSYIRFDDNAAVILDNVKTKEPKASRIFGPIAREVKNLGYSKIASLAPEVL comes from the coding sequence ATGATTCAATTAAGAACCGTTCTTAAAGTGGCTGATAATTCCGGGGCCAAATCGCTCCGGGTCTTTCTGGTTCACGGCGGTTTTAAGCGTAAAACCGGCTACTTAGGTGATTTGGTCACAGCTTCGGTCATTGAAGCCAGCCCTACTTCGGCGGTTAAAAAAGGCGAAGTGGTTAAAGCCGTGGTCGTCCGGGTGGCCAAAGAACAGCGCCGTCAGGACGGTTCTTATATTCGTTTTGACGACAATGCCGCGGTTATTTTAGACAATGTTAAGACCAAAGAGCCTAAGGCCAGCCGTATTTTTGGCCCCATTGCCCGTGAAGTTAAAAATTTAGGCTACAGTAAAATTGCCTCTTTGGCTCCGGAGGTATTATGA